The nucleotide sequence GTCACCTTCAAGGCCGCGCCGGGCACCGCCTCCACCGAGCTCGTCCCGGACCTCGCCACCGACGCCGGCAAGGTCTCGGCGGACGGCCTCACCTACACCTTCACGCTGAAGGACGGGGTCACCTGGGAGGACGGCAAGCCGATCACCTCCAAGGACATCAAGTACGGCATCGAGCGCATCTGGGCCCAGGACGTCATCTCCGGCGGCCCGATCTACCTCCAGCAGGTCCTCGACCCCAAGGGCGAGTACAAGGGCCCGTACAAGGACACCTCCGCGGACAAGCTCGGCCTCAAGGCCATCGAGACCCCGGACGACAAGACCATCATCTTCAAGCTGCCGGTCGCCAACGGTGACTTCCTGCAGATGCTGGCCATGCCCGCCGCCTCCCCGGTCCGCCAGGACAAGGACACCAAGGCCCAGTACGGCCTGAAGCCCTTCTCCTCCGGCCCGTACAAGTGGCAGTCGTACACGCCGAACAAGTCCATCAAGCTCGTCCGCAACGACAAGTGGGACGCCAAGACGGACAACGTCCGCAAGGCGCTCCCGGACAGCGTCAGCGTCACGTTCACCACGAACGCCGACGACATGGACAACCGCCTCGTCGAGGGCGAGTACGACCTCGACATCAACGCGACGGGCGTCGGCGCCTCCGCCCGCCAGAAGGTGCTCCAGCAGCACAAGGGCAACGTCGACAACCCGCAGACCGGCTTCATCCGCTACGCGGTCTTCCCGCAGACGGTGATCCCGAACATCGAGTGCCGCAAGGCGATCATCTACGCGGCCGACTCCAAGTCGCTGCAGACCGCCCGTGGCGGCCCGCAGGCCGGTGGCGACATCGCCTCCAACATGCTGCCGCCGGCGATCAAGGGTGCCGACCCGAAGGCCGACCCGTACGGCAAGCTCGGGGGTGCCCCGGACCTCGCCAAGGCCAAGGAGGCCCTGAAGAAGTGCGGTAAGCCGAACGGCTTCAAGACCACGATCGCGGTCCGCAACAACAAGAAGATCGAGATCGCGACCGCCGAGTCCCTCCAGCAGTCGCTGAAGGCCGTCGGCATCGACGCCCAGATCGACCAGTTCGACGGCGCCCAGACCTCCGGCATCATCGGTTCGCCGAAGGTCGTCAAGGACAAGGGCTACGGCATCATCATCATGGGCTGGGGCGCCGACTTCCCGACCGGCCAGGGCTTCCTGCAGCCGCTGGTCGACGGCCGCTTCATCCTCCAGAGCGGTAACAACAACTTCTCGGAGCTGAACGACCCGGCCGTCAACGGCCTGTTCGACCAGGCGCTGAAGGAGACCGACCCGGACAAGGCCGGCGAGCTCTACAAGCAGATCAACACGAAGGTGTCGGAGGCCGCGGTCTACCTGCCCTTCACCCACGAGAAGAACATCATCTGGCGCAGCTCCCGGCTGACCAACGTCTACACGGCCGACGCCTACAACGGCCGCTACGACTACGCGTCGCTCGGCGTCGTCAAGTAATCCGACCCGCTTCACCGGCGCACCACCCGCCGCCAGGTCCGAAGGGCAGGTGATGGCCGAGGGCGGCGGCCGGGGGACCCGATCGGGTCCCCCGGCCGCCGACCGGCCGACCGCATGCTTGCATACATAGTCCGGCGACTCTTCGCAGTCGTCGTGATGCTGCTCGTCGTCACCCTGGTGACGCTCAGCATCTTCTTCCTCATCCCCAAGATGACCGGCAGCGACCCTGCCGCGATGTTCGTCGGCAAGCAGGCGGATCCGGCTTCCATCGAGGCCGTCCGGCAGAAGCTGGGTCTGGACGAGCCGCTCCTGGTGCAGTTCTGGCACTTCGTCTCCGGCATCTTCGTCGGTCGTGACTACACCGGCGGTGGCGACACGATCCACTGTGCGATGCCGTGCTTCGGCTACTCGTTCCGCAGTGAGCAGGACGTGTGGTCGATGCTGGTCGACGCCTTCCCCGTCACCCTCTCCATGGTCCTCGGCGCCGCCGTGCTGTGGCTGATCCTGGGTGTCTCCACGGGTGTCGTCTCCGCGCTCAAGCGGGGCACGATCATCGACCGCGCGGCGATGATCACCGCGCTCGCCGGTGTCTCGCTGCCCATCTTCTTCACCGCCATGCTGGCGATGCTGGTCTTCCGCACCCAACTGGGCTGGCTCAACGCCTCGTACGTGCCGATCACCGACTCCTTCGGCGGGTGGTTCGGCGGCCTGCTGCTGCCCTGGGTGACCCTCGCCTTCCTGTACGCGGCGATGTACGCGCGGCTCACCCGCGCCACCATGCTGGAGGTCCTCGGCGAGGACTACATCCGCACCGCGCGGGCCAAGGGCCTGCCGGAGTCCGTCGTGCTCGGCAAGCACGCGATGCGCTCCACCATGACGCCCATCCTGACCATCTTCGGCATGGACCTCGGCGCCCTCGTCGGCGGCGCGATCCTGACCGAGACCGCGTTCAGCCTCCACGGCCTCGGCGCCCTGGCCATCCGGGGCGTGAGCGAGCGCGACCTGCCGCTGATCCTGGCCGTCACGCTCATCACCGCGGCCTGCGTCGTCGTCGCCAACCTCGTCGTGGACCTTCTCTACGCAGTGATCGACCCCCGAGTGAGGCTCGCATGACGGACAAGCTGACGAAGACCGGCGCGGCGGTGGGAGAACCCGTCGCCACCGGGTCCGCCCCCTCCGACGCCTTCCTCGACGTGCGCGACCTGAAGATCCACTTCCCGACCGACGACGGTCTGGTCAAGTCGGTCGACGGGCTCAGCTTCCAGCTGGAGAAGGGCAAGACCCTCGGCATCGTGGGCGAGTCCGGCTCCGGCAAGTCGGTCACCTCGCTCGGCATCATGGGCCTCCACACCGTCGGCCAGTACGGCCGCCAGAAGGCCCGCATCTCCGGCGAGATCTGGCTGAACGGGCGCGAGCTGCTCACCGCCGACCCCGACGAGGTCCGCAAGATGCGCGGCCGCGACATGGCGATGATCTTCCAGGACCCGCTGTCCGCGATGCACCCGTACTACACGGTCGGCCACCAGATCGTGGAGGCGTACCGCGTCCACCACAGCGTCGACAAGAAGACGGCGCGCAAGCGGGCCGTCGAACTCCTCGACCGGGTCGGCATTCCCGAGCCCGCGAAGCGGTTCGACAACTACCCGCACGAGTTCTCCGGCGGCATGCGCCAGCGCGCGATGATCGCCATGGCGCTCGTCAACAACCCCTCGCTGCTGATCGCCGACGAGCCGACCACCGCGCTCGACGTCACCGTGCAGGCCCAGATCCTGGACCTGATGCGGGACCTCCAGAAGGAGTTCGGCTCCGCGGTCGTCATCATCACCCACGACCTCGGCGTCGTCGCCGAGCTCGCCGACGACATCCTCGTGATGTACGGCGGGCGCTGCGTCGAGCGGGGACCGGCCGAGTCCGTCTTCTACGAGCCGCAGCACCCCTACACCTGGGGCCTGCTCGGCTCGATGCCGAGGATCGACCGCGAGCAGACCGATCGGCTCATCCCGGTCAAGGGCAACCCGCCCAGCCTCATCAACATCCCGAGCGGCTGCGCCTTCAACCCCCGTTGCCCGTACGCGGACGTCCCCAAGGGCGGCATCACGCGCACCCAGCGGCCGGAGCTGGCCCTCGCCGGCGACCGCCACTACTCGGCCTGCCACATGCCGCAGGAGGAGCGGACCCGTATCTGGACCGAAGAGATTGCGCCGAAACTGTGAGCGAGACCATGGAACCCCTCCTCAAGGTCACCGGCCTGAAGAAGCACTTCCCCATCAAGAAGGGGCTTCTCCAGCGCCAGACCGGCGCCGTCAAGGCGGTCGACGGTCTCGACTTCGAGGTCCTGCCCGGTGAGACCCTCGGCGTCGTCGGCGAGTCCGGCTGCGGCAAGTCCACGATGGGGCGGCTGATCACCCGGCTCCTCGAACCGACCGACGGCAGGATCGAGTTCCAGGGCAAGGACATCTCGCACCTCGGCGTCTCGGGCATGCGCCCGCTGCGCCGGGACGTCCAGATGATCTTCCAGGACCCGTACGGCTCGCTGAACCCGCGCCACACCGTCGGCTCGATCGTCTCCGCCCCCTTCAAGCTCCAGGGCGTGGAGCCCGAAGGCGGGGTCAAGAAGGAGGTCCAGCGCCTGCTGGGCCTGGTCGGCCTCAACCCGGAGCACTACAACCGCTACCCGCACGAGTTCTCCGGCGGTCAGCGCCAGCGCATCGGCATCGCCCGCGCGCTCGCCCTGAAGCCGAAGCTGGTCGTCGCGGACGAGCCGGTGTCGGCCCTGGACGTCTCCATCCAGGCGCAGGTGGTCAACCTGCTGGACGACCTCCAGCAGGAGCTCGGCCTCACGTACGTGATCATCGCGCACGACCTGTCGGTCATCCGGCACGTCTCGGACCGCATCGCGGTGATGTACCTCGGCAAGATCGTGGAGCTCGCGGACCGGAAGTCGCTCTACGAGAACCCGATGCACCCGTACACCCGGGCCCTGATGTCCGCGGTCCCGATCCCGGACCCCCGTCGCCGGGGCGCCAAGAGCGACCGCATCCTGCTGACCGGTGACGTCCCGTCCCCGATCGCCCCGCCGCCGGGCTGCCGCTTCCACACCCGCTGCTGGAAGGCGACGGAGGTCTGCAAGACCCAGGAGCCCCCGCTGGTGGAGCTCCGCCCGGGCCAGCGGGTGGCCTGCCACCACCCGGAGAACGCGGAGTCCCTGACGGTTCCGAAGGCCCGCGAGTCGGTCGACGTCACCATCACGAAGAAGCCGGCCCCGGCCGACCCGGAGGAGTAGCGGCCCCCGCCGCCCCGCCGCGGGCGGCGCCCGCCCCGTGGGGGCATGCGTTCCGCCCCGGCGGGGCGCATGCCCGCAGCGGAGACAATGGGGCGTGCTTCATGATTTGTTCAGCCCCGATGTCCAGCACGCCCTGGACCTCGTCGGCATCTTCGTCTTCGCCATCTCCGGCGCCCTGCTGGCCGTCCGCAAGAACTTCGACGTCTTCGGCATCGCCGTCCTCGCCGAGGTCACCGCGCTGGGCGGCGGTCTCTTCCGTGACCTGATCATCGGCGCCGTGCCCCCCGCCGCCTTCACCGACCTGGGCTACTTCCTGATGCCCCTGGTGGCGGCGGTTCTCGTCTTCTTCCTCCACCCGGAGGTCGAGCGCACCCAGACCGCCGTGAACGTCTTCGACGCCGCGGGCCTCGGCCTGTTCTGTGTGACGGGGACGACGAAGGCGTACGACTACGGCCTCGGTCTCACCTCCTCCGCCGCGCTGGGTCTCGCGACGGCCGTCGGCGGCGGTGTGCTGCGGGACGTGCTGGCGAACGAGGTCCCCTCGCTGCTGCGCTGGGACCGCGATCTGTACGCCGTCCCGGCGATCGTCGGCGCCGCGATGGTCGTGCTCTGCATCCGTTTCGACGCGCTCAACGGGTTCACCAGTGCCGCCGCCGTGCTCACCGCCTTCGCCCTGCGTCTGCTCGCGATGCGCTACCACTGGCGCGCGCCCCGGGCCTGGAACCGGCGGTCCTCGGCTCGTGAGGAACCCGAAAAAGCTACCGCTCAGTAGCCTCTCTGGGGTACCGTCGGAAACATGAGCACGAGCATCGAGATCCCCGCCGTGACGGGCGAGAACGAGAGCGGGAGCGAGTTCGACCGCGACACCGCCGTCACCCTCCGCGCGCCCGGCGTGTACGACGCCGACCTCTCCGCCGGCTGGACGATCATCCAGGCGGTCAACGGCGGCTACCTCCTCGCACTGCTCGGCCGCGCCCTCGGCGACCACCTCCCGCACCCCGACCCGTTCACGATCTCGGCGCACTACCTGACGCCGTCCGTGCCGGGCCCCGCGGTGATCAGGACCGAGACCGTCCGCACCGGCCGCACGCTCTCCACCGGCACGGCCTCCCTCTTCCAGTACGAGGAGGACGGCACCGAGGTCGAGCGCATCCGGGTCCTCGCCTCGTACGGGGACCTCGACGCCCTGCCCGACGACGTCCGCACCACCGCGACGCCCCCGGCGATGGCCGCCATCGAGAACTGCTTCGGCGCCTCGGACGGCCCGACCCCGCAGATCCCCGGCTCCTCGGCGATCACCGAGCGGCTCGACATCCGGCTCGACCCGTCGTGCGTCGGCTGGGCGGTCGGCGCGCCGTCCGGGAAGGGCGAGATGCGGGCCTGGTTCGGCCTCGCCGACGGCCGCGAGCCCGACCCGCTGTCCCTGCTCCTGGCGGTCGACGCGCTGCCGCCGACCTCCTTCGAACTGGGCCTCAAGGGCTGGACCCCCACGGTCGAACTCACCACCCACGTCCGCTGCCGCCCGGCCCCGGGCCCGCTGCGGGTCTCGATCACCACCCGCAACCTCGCCGGCGGCTTCCTGGAGGAGGACGCCGAGGTCTGGGACAGCGCCGACCGCCTGGTGGCCCAGTCCCGTCAACTGGCGCGCGCACCGCGCGGCTGACCCGCGCGGGGCCGACCCCGACACGTGGCCGGCCCCGACGGCCGACGGCACGTCCGGCACGTCCCGCGGCGCGCCGGTCGGCGCGCAGCCGGCGCACCGGTCGGCGCGCCCCGCGGCGTAAACCGGCCACCCGGCGGGTGCGGGGCGGTGGGCTCGTAGAATCGACCCACCATGGCTTACCTCGACCACGCCGCGACCACGCCCATGCTGCCCGAGGCGATCGAGGCGATGACCGCCCACCTCGCCGTCACGGGCAACGCCTCCTCCCTGCACGCCGCCGGACGGCGGGCCCGGCGGACCGTCGAGGAGGGGCGCGAGACCCTCGCCGCCGCGCTCGGCGCGCGGCCGAGCGAGGTCGTCTTCACCTCCGGCGGCACCGAGGCCGACAACCTCGCCGTGAAGGGCCTCTACTGGTCCCGCCGCGACGCCGACCCCCGCCGCACCCGCGTCCTCGCCAGCCCGGTCGAGCACCACGCGGTGCTCGACGCCGTCGACTGGCTCGCCACCCACGAGGGCGCGGACGTCGAGTACCTCCCGGTCGACCGGTACGGCCGGGTGCATCCCGAGACGCTGCGCGAGGCGATCGCCCGGGATCCCGACTCCGTCGCGCTCGCCACCGTCATGTGGGCCAACAACGAGATCGGCACCGTCCTGCCGGTCCGCGAACTGGCCGATGTCGCCGCCGAGTTCGGCGTGCCGCTGCACGCCGACGCCGTCCAGGCCGTCGGCCAGGTCCCGGTCGACTTCGCCGCCTCCGGGCTCGCCGCGATGACCGTATCCGGCCACAAGATCGGCGGCCCCTACGGCATCGGCGCCCTGCTCCTGGGTCGCGAGCACACCCCCGTGCCCGTGCTGCACGGCGGCGGGCAGGAGCGGCACGTCCGCTCCGGCACCCTCGACGTGCCGGCCGTCGCCGCATTCGCCGTCGCCGCGCGGCTCGCCACCGAGCGGCGCGAGGAGTTCGCCCGCGAGGTCGGCGCCCTGCGCGACGAGCTCGTGGCCGCCGTGCGGGCGCTCGTCCCCGATGTGATCCTCGGCGGCGACCCCGTCGAGCGGCTGCCCGCCAACGCCCACTTCACGTTCCCCGGCTGCGAGGGAGACTCCCTGCTCCTGCTGCTCGACGCCGCCGGGATCGCCTGCTCCACCGGCTCGGCCTGCACCGCCGGCATCGCCCAGCCCAGCCACGTCCTGCTCGCCACCGGTACCGACCCGGACCTGGCCCGGGGCACCCTGCGCTTCTCGCTGGGCCACACCTCCACCAAGGAGGACGTCGCGGCGGTCGCGGACGCGATCGGCCCGGCGGTGGAGCGGGCGAGGACCGCGGGCCTCAGCTGAGCCGCGGCGCGCCCGCGTCGAAGGCACTCACGCGCGTGCCTTCGACGCCTCCCGCACCAGCTTCAGATAGCGGTCCCAGTCCCAGTGCGGACCCGGGTCGGTGTGGTCGGTGCCCTCGACCTCGACGTGCCCGATGATGTGCCGCCGGTCCACGGGTATCCCGTGGCGGGCGCATATGTCGGCGGCCAGCCGCGCCGACCCGGCGTACATCGCGGCGGTGAAGTCCTGCGGCCGGTCGACGAAGCCCTCGTGCTCGATGCCGACGCTCCGCTCGTTCATGTCGCGGTTCCCGGCGTGGAAGGCCACGTCGAGCTCGCGGATCATCTGCGCCACGTGACCGTCCTTGCGGACCACGTAGTGCGCGGCGGCGCCGTGCGCCGGGTCCTTGAAGACCTTCAGGGCGGAGGCGTAGCTCCCCTGGACGACGTGGATCACCACCCGGTCGATCGTGTAGGCGTCGGGCCGGTCGGCCCGCCGCCAGTTCGCCCGGGACGCCGCCGTCCATTCGGCGGGCTTGTGGTCCAGCTCGCCCTCGACCCGCTTCTTCTCCATTCCCGGCAGCCGCCACCACAGCCGCCCCAGCTCGTCCCCGGCCACCGCGACCGTGCCCACGGCGGCGGCCGCGCCGCCGATCAGCACGGCCCGTCGCCCCACCCGGCGGCGGTCCGCCCCGCTCCCCGTGTCCTTCGACTTGCTCCCCATGCCGGAGAGAACGCTTACTAACGCGACCGTGGTTCCCGGCGCCCCGTACCCTGGTAGGGCTATGACTAAGACTCTCCGCGTCCTCGCCGCCATGTCCGGCGGAGTGGACTCCGCCGTCGCCGCCGCCCGCGCCGCCGAAGCCGGTCACGACGTCACCGGTGTGCACCTCGCCCTCTCCGCGAATCCGCAGTCCTTCCGTACCGGAGCGCGCGGCTGCTGCACGATCGAGGACTCCCGTGACGCGCGCCGGGCGGCCGACGTCATCGGCATCCCCTTCTACGTGTGGGACCTCGCCGAGCGCTTCCGCGAGGACGTCGTGGACGACTTCGTCGCGGAGTACGAGGCCGGCCGCACCCCCAACCCGTGCCTGCGCTGCAACGAGAAGATCAAGTTCGCGGCGCTGCTCGACAAGGCGCTCGCCCTCGGCTTCGACGCGGTCTGCACCGGCCACTACGCCACGGTCGTCCTGAACGAGGACGGCTCGCGCGAGCTGCACCGCGCCTCCGACATGGCCAAGGACCAGTCGTACGTGCTCGGCGTGCTCGACGAGAAGCAGCTGGCGCACGCGATGTTCCCGCTGGGCGACACGCTCACCACGAAGGACGAGATCCGGGCGGAGGCCGAGCGGCGCGGGCTCGCGGTCGCGAAGAAGCCCGACAGCCACGACATCTGCTTCATCGCCGACGGCGACACCCAGGGCTTCCTCGCCTCCCGGCTCGGCAGGGCGGAGGGCGACATCGTCGACGAGGCCGGCGCCAAGGTCGGGACCCACGAGGGTGCCTACGGCTTCACCATCGGCCAGCGCAAGGGCCTGCGGATCGGCCACCCCGCCGCCGACGGCAAGCCGCGTTACGTCCTGGACATCTCGCCGGTGAACAACACGGTGACGGTGGGCCCGGTCGAGGCCCTCGACGTCACCGCGCTCACCGCGATCAAGCCCCGCTGGTGCGGCACCGCCCCGGAGGGCGAGGGCCGCTACACCGCCCAGCTCCGTGCCCACGGCGGCGAGACCGAGGTGACGGCGTCCCTGGCGGACGGCGAGCTCACGGTCTCCTTCGACGAGCCGGTCCGCGGCGTGGCCCCGGGCCAGGCGATCGTGCTGTACGACGGCACGCGCGTGGTGGGCTCGGCGACGATCGCCACGACGGTACGGCGCACGAGGACCGCCCCGGAGGCGGCCCCCGAGGCGGCCCCCGCGACGGCGTAGCCCCCGGCCCGCCCGGTCACGGTCGCGGCCTGCTCAGGCCGCCTCCGCGGGCTCCCGCTCTTCGCCGAGGAACTCCTCGAGGACCGGGGCGAGGACGTGCGGCGCCACCTCGTGCGTCTGGCCCGTCAGGGTGCGGTGCCGGGCCCGGGGGAGGGCCGCCGTCACGGCGCGGGCCACCTGCCGGGTGCCCGCCGGGCTGGCGCCCCCGTCGACCACCAGCACGCGCGCGTGCACCCGCGCGAGGAGCCGCTCCGGCACCGCCCCGTCGCCGAGCACCGCGAGGTCGTACGCGAGGGTGTGCGCCAGCTCCGCCAACCCGGGCCGCAGCCCCGCGGGCACCGTCGACTCCGCGAGGAACAGGTCGAGCGCCTCGGCCGGCCGGCCCCCGCCGAGCAGCTCCGCCACCCGCCGCCGCTCGGCCGCCGCCGCGTACGGCGGCTCGAACACCGTCACCGCCCCGGCCGGCAGACCGGCGGCCACCGCGGCGAGGACCAGCGCGCCCCCGGTCCCCGTCCCGTGCAGCGCCGCCCCCGGACCCGCCGCCGCGACCACCGCGGCCAGGTCCTCGACCTCCCGCTCCACCGCGTACGGCCCGCCGTCCCCGCTGCCGCCGCGCCCCCGCCGGTCGTACGCCACGACCGAGAAGCGCCGGGCCAGGAGCCCGCCCAGCAGCCGCTCGCCCGCCGCCGTGCCCAGTGCCCCGCTCACCAGGACCAGCGGCGGCCCCTCGCCGTACCGCTCGTACGCGATCGGCGTCCCGTCCCGCGACACGACCCGTCCCCGAACCCCGGCCGGCGGGGTGCTCACCTCATCCATGGCAGGTGAGACCGGAGCCGCCGCCCGAACTCATCGCCCCGCGGCGGGATTTCCCGGAGGAATTCTGAAGTCCCTGGTCAGGGCCTACGGTGGGGCCATGAACATCTGTGTCTTCCTCTCCGCGGCCGACCTCGACGAGCGCTACACGGGCCCCGCCCGGGACTTCGCGCGCCTCCTCGGGAAGGCGGGTCACACCCTGGTCTGGGGCGGCTCCGACACGGGCCTGATGAAGGTCGTCGCGGACGGCGTCGAGGAGGCCGGCGGCCGGCTCGTGGGCGTCTCCGTCGACTTCCTCGCCCACAAGGCCCGCCCGGGCGTCGACGAGATGGTCGTCGCCAAGGACCTGGCCGAGCGCAAGGCGCTCCTGCTCGCCAAGTCCGACGCGATCGTGGTCATGGTCGGTGGCACCGGCACCCTCGACGAGGCCACCGAGATCCTGGAGCTGAAGAAGCACGGCAAGCACTCCAAGCCGGTCGTCGTGCTCAACACGGCGGGCTTCTACGACGGCCTCAAGGACCAGTTCCGCCGGATGGAGGAGGAGGGCTTCCTGCCCGTCCCCCTGGCCGGCCTCGCCCTGTTCGCGGACGACGCCCCGACGGCCCTGGCCCACCTGGAGGAGAACATCGCCTCCCGCTGATGCGAGCATGGTGACCATGGCTACACATGTGATCACCGGAGCCGGTTCCGGCATCGGCGCGGCCGTCGCGCGCCGCCTCCACGCGCGCGGGGACGAGCTCGTGCTGCACGCCCGCGACGCGGGGCGGGCCAAGGAGCTCGCCGGACGGTTCCCCGGCGCGCGGACGCTCGTCGGAGACCTCGCCGACCCGGACCGGCTCTCCTGGGCGTTCTCCCACCAGAGCCTGCCCGAGCGGGTGGACGGCCTGCTGCACATCGCGGGCGTCGTCGACCTCGCACCGGTCGGGGACCTGACCCCCAAGACCTGGCACCACCAGCTCAACGTCAACCTGATCGCCCCGGCCGAGCTCACCCGGCACTTCCTGCCCCAACTGCGGGTCTCCCAGGGCCACGTCGTCTTCGTGAACTCGGGCGCCGGGCTCGCCGCGCACGCCGAGTGGAGCGCGTACGCCGCCTCCAAGCACGGCCTCAAGGCGCTCGCCGACTCCCTGCGCCACGAGGAGCACGGCAACGGCGTGCGGGTCACCTCGGTCTACCCGGGCCGCACGGCGAGCCCCATGCAGGCCAAGGTGCACCAGCAGGAGGGCAAGGAGTACGACCCGTCGCGGTGGATCGACCCCGAGTCCGTCGCGACGGCGATCCTCACCGCGATCGACCTCCCGCGCGACGCGGAGATCAACGACCTCACCGTTCGACCGGGGCGGTAGCCATGGGAGACGACACCAAGCTCTTCGGGTCCGCCACCGGCGTCGGCTCCCTGCCCGGCGGCGACGCCCGCGAGGCCGCGAAGACCGTCACCGGGTCCTTCGAGGACTTCCCGTTCCTCGCCGAGCTGCCCGCCCGGGGCCCCGGCGCCGACATGATCGGCCGGACCGTCGGCATGCTCGTCGACCTCTACGCGCACGTGGAGCCGAGCGGCTGGCGGATCAGCGACCGGCCCGGCCGCGACACCAAGCGCGCCCGGTCCTGGCTCGGCGAGGACCTGGACGCCCTGGAGGAGTTCACCCAGGGGTACGAGGGACCGCTCAAGGTGCAGGCCGTGGGCCCCTGGACGCTCGCCGCCGCCCTGGAGCTGCGCGGCGGCGAGGCCGCCCTCGGGGACGCCGGCGCCTGCCGCGACCTGGTGGGCTCGCTCGCCGAGGGGCTGCACGGCCACCTCGCGGAGCTGCGCAAGCGGATCCCGGGGGCGGAGCTCGTCCTCCAGCTCGACGAGCCCTCGCTCACCGCCGTGCTGCGCGGCCACGTCCGTACCGCCAGCGGCTACCGCACCTACCGGGCCGTCGACCGGCAGGTCGTGGAGAGCGCCCTGCGCGAGGTCGTCGCCGTCCACGACGGGCCGGTGGTCGTCCACTCCTGCGCCCCCGACGTGCCGTTCGCGCTGCTGCGGCGGGCCGGCGCGGCGGGCGTCTCGTTCGATTTCTCGCTCCTCACCGAACGTGACGAGGAGCCGATCGGCGAGGCGGTGGAGGCCGGCACGAAGCTCTTCGCCGGTGTGGTGCCGTCCACCGACACGGCATTGTCGGACCCGGGCGGTAGCGTCATGGGTGTCAGGACGCTGTGGCGCAGGCTGGGGCTGAATCCGGGGACTCTCGCCGAGTCCGTGGTCGTCACCCCCACGTGCGGGCTCGCGGGCGCGTCGCCCGCCTACGCCCGCGCGGCGCTCGCCCACTGCGCCAGAGCGGCACGGTCGCTCGCGGACAACCCTGAGTAACGGGAGGACGAAACGGTGGCAGTCGAACAGGGGGCCCTGCCCGCCGAGGCACGGGAGAAGCACGCCGAGCTGGCCGAGCAGATCGAGGAGCACCGCTTCCGGTACTACGTGAAGGACCAGCCGGTCATCAGCGACGGCGAGTTCGACAAGCTCCTGCGCGCCCTGGAGGCGCTGGAGGAGGAGTACCCGGAGCTGCGCACGCCGGACTCCCCGACCCAGAAGGTCGCGGGGCAGTACGAGACCGACTTCACGTCCGTCGAGCACCGCGAGCGGATGCTCTCCCTGGACAACGCCTTCGACGACGAGGAGCTCACCACCTGGGCCGACCGGGTCGCGCGGGACGTCGGCACCCCCGACTTCCACTATCTGTGCGAGCTCAAGGTCGACGGCCTCGCGGTGAACCTGACGTACGAGCACGGGCGGCTGACCCGGGCCGCGACCCGCGGTGACGGCCGCACCGGCGAGGACATCACGCCCAACGTCCGGACGATCGCCGACATCCCGGAGCGGCTGCGCGGGGACCGCGTCCCGGACCTCGTGGAGATCCGCGGCGAGGTCTACTTCCC is from Streptomyces venezuelae ATCC 10712 and encodes:
- a CDS encoding cysteine desulfurase family protein; this translates as MAYLDHAATTPMLPEAIEAMTAHLAVTGNASSLHAAGRRARRTVEEGRETLAAALGARPSEVVFTSGGTEADNLAVKGLYWSRRDADPRRTRVLASPVEHHAVLDAVDWLATHEGADVEYLPVDRYGRVHPETLREAIARDPDSVALATVMWANNEIGTVLPVRELADVAAEFGVPLHADAVQAVGQVPVDFAASGLAAMTVSGHKIGGPYGIGALLLGREHTPVPVLHGGGQERHVRSGTLDVPAVAAFAVAARLATERREEFAREVGALRDELVAAVRALVPDVILGGDPVERLPANAHFTFPGCEGDSLLLLLDAAGIACSTGSACTAGIAQPSHVLLATGTDPDLARGTLRFSLGHTSTKEDVAAVADAIGPAVERARTAGLS
- a CDS encoding N-acetylmuramoyl-L-alanine amidase; the encoded protein is MGSKSKDTGSGADRRRVGRRAVLIGGAAAAVGTVAVAGDELGRLWWRLPGMEKKRVEGELDHKPAEWTAASRANWRRADRPDAYTIDRVVIHVVQGSYASALKVFKDPAHGAAAHYVVRKDGHVAQMIRELDVAFHAGNRDMNERSVGIEHEGFVDRPQDFTAAMYAGSARLAADICARHGIPVDRRHIIGHVEVEGTDHTDPGPHWDWDRYLKLVREASKARA
- the mnmA gene encoding tRNA 2-thiouridine(34) synthase MnmA, translating into MTKTLRVLAAMSGGVDSAVAAARAAEAGHDVTGVHLALSANPQSFRTGARGCCTIEDSRDARRAADVIGIPFYVWDLAERFREDVVDDFVAEYEAGRTPNPCLRCNEKIKFAALLDKALALGFDAVCTGHYATVVLNEDGSRELHRASDMAKDQSYVLGVLDEKQLAHAMFPLGDTLTTKDEIRAEAERRGLAVAKKPDSHDICFIADGDTQGFLASRLGRAEGDIVDEAGAKVGTHEGAYGFTIGQRKGLRIGHPAADGKPRYVLDISPVNNTVTVGPVEALDVTALTAIKPRWCGTAPEGEGRYTAQLRAHGGETEVTASLADGELTVSFDEPVRGVAPGQAIVLYDGTRVVGSATIATTVRRTRTAPEAAPEAAPATA
- a CDS encoding alpha/beta fold hydrolase encodes the protein MDEVSTPPAGVRGRVVSRDGTPIAYERYGEGPPLVLVSGALGTAAGERLLGGLLARRFSVVAYDRRGRGGSGDGGPYAVEREVEDLAAVVAAAGPGAALHGTGTGGALVLAAVAAGLPAGAVTVFEPPYAAAAERRRVAELLGGGRPAEALDLFLAESTVPAGLRPGLAELAHTLAYDLAVLGDGAVPERLLARVHARVLVVDGGASPAGTRQVARAVTAALPRARHRTLTGQTHEVAPHVLAPVLEEFLGEEREPAEAA
- a CDS encoding TIGR00730 family Rossman fold protein, which translates into the protein MNICVFLSAADLDERYTGPARDFARLLGKAGHTLVWGGSDTGLMKVVADGVEEAGGRLVGVSVDFLAHKARPGVDEMVVAKDLAERKALLLAKSDAIVVMVGGTGTLDEATEILELKKHGKHSKPVVVLNTAGFYDGLKDQFRRMEEEGFLPVPLAGLALFADDAPTALAHLEENIASR
- a CDS encoding SDR family oxidoreductase, with the translated sequence MVTMATHVITGAGSGIGAAVARRLHARGDELVLHARDAGRAKELAGRFPGARTLVGDLADPDRLSWAFSHQSLPERVDGLLHIAGVVDLAPVGDLTPKTWHHQLNVNLIAPAELTRHFLPQLRVSQGHVVFVNSGAGLAAHAEWSAYAASKHGLKALADSLRHEEHGNGVRVTSVYPGRTASPMQAKVHQQEGKEYDPSRWIDPESVATAILTAIDLPRDAEINDLTVRPGR
- a CDS encoding methionine synthase produces the protein MGDDTKLFGSATGVGSLPGGDAREAAKTVTGSFEDFPFLAELPARGPGADMIGRTVGMLVDLYAHVEPSGWRISDRPGRDTKRARSWLGEDLDALEEFTQGYEGPLKVQAVGPWTLAAALELRGGEAALGDAGACRDLVGSLAEGLHGHLAELRKRIPGAELVLQLDEPSLTAVLRGHVRTASGYRTYRAVDRQVVESALREVVAVHDGPVVVHSCAPDVPFALLRRAGAAGVSFDFSLLTERDEEPIGEAVEAGTKLFAGVVPSTDTALSDPGGSVMGVRTLWRRLGLNPGTLAESVVVTPTCGLAGASPAYARAALAHCARAARSLADNPE